The Notolabrus celidotus isolate fNotCel1 chromosome 6, fNotCel1.pri, whole genome shotgun sequence nucleotide sequence TCATCGAAGGGCTGAGGGTGACACTGTTTCAATGCAGCATCCCCAAATAGTGTGGTCTTTAGCAAGATACCCAAATAAGAAATGAACAGCCATAAGGTTCCATGAGGAATATCTGACAGGGTGAACACAGAGGTGTGGGAACAatggagtgtgtgtttaagatATAATATCTGGACTTGAATAAATAACTGAGGTCTAAATTCATAACCTGCATCTTAAGTTGCAACTTGAAGTAGCGTCTACAGTacagggtgtgtgtttttggatgTCCACAAGGCATAATCGTTTACTATTTCAATTCTCAAATAAGGCACTGTGGGCTTTTTCTCCATGCTTTCTGCTTTAAACCCTATCAAAACACATTTGCAATAATTTTAGTCGTATAGCTAAAAGAGCAGTTGTGGTGCTGTAAACATTTTCCCACTGTGCTCAGAGGCCACACACTTTCATCCATGTTTAAACCAACACCAATGCATCAATAACGACTCGATAAGAAGCCCAAAGACACACTAACCTCTTCTGTTTCCGAGCTCTACATCGTGCAAAGTGTTGTCGTGACTCCTTTGCCCTCGCAGAGATGATGGTTATATCTCCCTCCtcgccgatgatgatgatgatgataatgatgatggtgATAATCAGTGTGAGGGAAGCTCGGATCTGGCTGTGTGTAGGCTGCGATTCCCCCCAAATTTGCGTTGGCCGAGCACCCGTAAGACAGCGCACGAAGAAAACACCTCCTCCGGACTGAAAGCAGCATCCTTCATCCAGCAGAGACGACGACGACGTTGTCACTGAAGCAGGGAGAAAACGCAGTCTATTTCGGAGGGAGGCATAATGTGCTCGCAGGGCTTCCCCCACAATCACACCAGGGACTCCATGTGCCCGAtaatgaggagaagaggagctgTCCAGGTGCTGAAAACTGGGATCCAGCGGCGTCAGATGTGACAAGCAGTCATCAGAGGAAACCGAGCTGGATTTACAACAATAACCACGCCATCAAATAAAGCTATATGTAAGCTGTGATAACATTTTCTCATAAGAGCCAaaatcccttctttctttctgtgccACCCTGACAGCGTCGACGTAGAAAAACACTCTCGCTTCACTTCACCTCTTGAGCGTCAGAGTTCCTCGCGATAACAACCCACCCGCGCGAAAATAATCCATATTactcaaaaaaaaacactgacccGAAGTGTTTTCATAGCGCACAGTGGAGGATCTACTATGTGAAATTGTGCCATTTATCAGTCTGCACAGTCACTGTAATATTCCCAGTTATACTTGCTGAGACATTTGAGATGTGTCCTAAAAATTAGGCCCCGGAAACACAAAAAGGGGTCATCAGACAGACTGATAGTGGATGAATGGCAATAATTCTAAAGAGGATAGTGAATGTTAATAAGAGGTAacgcaggggtgtcaaacatgcggtccgtgggccaaaaccggccagccagaggttccaatccggaacagtaaagtaaaaaaattacagagaagacattaactgcaatttttcaagaaactactattttaaacctgtcctctgggggtcacataaaatcatagtgctgacagagcacacctgaacggcactttttttttcaaagtgagaaaatagattacttgctgtttgcataatctggttgagattcataaagacattttagagcactataagatgatccactaactaccaacactagcactacacccctgccctgcatacaacactgtccagcaagcaaactatTCATGCTgtagctgaggggtccaaaatagtaaactttaccttcttcattattataatctatctgttcttttgcagtaaacattacactctgtgtcaggtgacagGGTAacttttgtgtttggtgtgttcgcagcaggtttcatggcttaaatagtaaaatattcaacccactatgagactcatcatggcaaaaaatacaaaagctgtttttgtaaataaatatagttcattaaatttgaacattttcagaatgtactcaCCTTTTTGCgctaaaaccaagcggcaacctccggtctaaaaatatgagtcaatgcggaagtgttaaaagcagcagttcatcgaggatccgcttgaggctggctccggaagtaccggaagtcacatacacatgaatggggaaaagacgatctttgcagcattaataaacatgtttacagcctggtacaaaagatgagtgtagtctgaatagctcatttctcgatgtcctcgtgaggggggtgaattttttttctaattcggcaattaaTTTATAAGCCATTAAGTTTGCAGTTTTACATGATAATATGTCTTTAACAAAGGTTATTTCAATTATTATGCAAACCTGTCCTAGGGTTGTAAATGTTTAAGTTAATTTAGCTCCATATATAGAGCATCTTATGCTACATGCTTACGCTAACAACTTGGGCACCagtagtttttatgtttttgcaaattaactgaTCGGTAAGGTATTACTAAATGCTATACGTCTATAAGGtatcacaaaatgttttataataaatcattttcattagtaaaaattaaaaacagtttataaAAGGGTGCCCAATTACAACTGGAACCAACACAACAAGCTAAGTTACATATGGTAGACACATGAAGTGAGGCACTTATATAACATGACATATTGTAAAATGACTAGACAACAATAGAAACACTACTTACTATTTCCACCACGTTGCATTAATAAGGCCACGTATAATCTGGCAAAACCTAGCCCTGCACACTAATTACGTCAAAACAACTTATAAATAGGAAGCCTTTCATGAGTCAACTAACGGTTTTGCGCACACAGACGTAATTACTTGTCAGAAGGAAGTGGTGTGGTGTGTTTAAAGAGTTCAAAAAAGTTCCCACGATTCCATTCATGCCTTCTCTGCATACCAGTCATTCGTGTGTTTCTTACCAAACCCAGACACGCTGAGCTCACATACACAAAAGGTGATTTCCTCACCTCTCTGCCTGATCCAAGGACACACTAAATCTgccacaacaaaacaaagttaatCTACATAACCTTTCTCTGACGAAGACACAGACACCTGCATTGTCAGATTCTCCTAAGATCACTTTTAACCTTTGATAGCCCTTCCTGTGTAGCTCACATGCCATCAAATGACACTATGGCATACTTACAAATTACCTTCTATCCTGACGTTTGGGTTGCCATTTACAATGTGGACAAACTGCAATCACAACATTTTTCTTGGAGGAACACGCCCACATGACTTCAGAGCTCCAACAAAAAGCAGATCTGGATTAGTTTGAGGCGTCGCTATGACTCACTTTGGGAACCTGCACTAACGACGAAAAGCTGGGGTTTTCACGAGCAGGTAAAAAGAGATTTTTTGTAGTTAAAGTATACTCCTTTCACAAATTAGTGTCAGCTCATGACTGTGTTTCAGATTTAAGAGTTTGTTTGCATacattggtttgtttttattattggcTTCTGAGACTTCTGGTGAAGGCATTAGCTCCTGGAATGAGAGATTACTTTGACTGTGACAAAAATGTTTCTTGTATTGTCAGGGACAAGCAAGAAAAGTTCACAAATGATGGCAGGTAATGATAACATTATTGGActaattattaaataaatagaatcaTTTTAGGAGATTATATTCCTGAAATGTTGATTGTCTTTGTAGATCATGGAGCCCTGTGTGACGCGCAGGAAGCCACTTATTGCATGAATGGAGGGACATGCTATAAAATACATTCAATGAATACACTCTCCTGTGTGTAAGTTAAATAAAACACCTGATTTTTAATTCTTTTTGTCATAATATTAACTCTTCAGTTACATTTTACCTCTATGTTAGAACTTTTTTGGTTCCACATATCAAGTCACATGATATTTTATTTCGTCTGATTCAGGTGCAATGATAATTTCAAAGGTAGCAGATGTGAGCAGTTCCAACTCTTCAGCATCTCCTCCAAAGCAGGGGAGGCTGGGTTAATTGCAGCCATGGTCGTTGTTGCCCTCCTCATCTTAGTGGTACTGGCAATTGTTATCTTCTACATACGCAAGTGAGTACATTATGGCTTGGGGATTATCAACATTCTCAAGTTGTCTAAAAATAGCATTAAGATGTGGTAATTCTTTATGTGTTACACAATAGgtagctttttttaaaaagctatttACCCTTCCTTTTTCCTCACACAGGATGTTGAAAGCCAAGCAACAGAGCCGACAGAACAATCAGCAACAGTATTGGAGAGTGAAACCAAGAGTATGACCTTTCTCCTGTTGTGTTTCTCTACTGCTTGTGTGCTGGATAGGGATGATGAAATAATTCTCAAAGTTGAGTGTCGCTTGCTTTGTCGGACATGGTGCTACACTACAATCACAGACCAGACCTTCGCAAACTGCTGTACTGACTTTCTCTACAGTCAaagcaggttaaaaaaaaggctgatcGCTCATTAACAGTCTTGTGAGATTTCTGAATTCCTTTGTGTTTGCTACAGAAAGGTGtaactcatacacacacaacaggtGTGAAACAAGTGTGAGTGGGTGGGAAATGTTTCACACCTTGCATAGTGCCTTTTTTAACACAGCTTTGGAGTTAGCACTGGTGTTACTCGTATTAAGTCACATTTCAATCTACGTGCTTTGTCTGGAATGTATTTATGAAGCCTTATCGGACTGTGTTTAATTATAAAGagaattaatattttaaatatttaactggTATTGTGGATTTTAGAAATGACACCTGCGTACATTCTTGGATATGCTCAATAAGCTGTAAGTAATTATTTGTCGTTGTTTAATTATATGGAATGATCTCAATTCAATGACTTGACAGTAATTTTTGACAGTACACCACCCACAACCCCACACCatttgtgaacatgtgggcaTTTCTGTACCATCTTTTAAACCTAACCATCAGCACTTCATTTCTAACCTCAGCCATTAACCTACTCCTCATCTGAGCCTAAATCTAATCTTAACCTCAGACCACAATTGCCCTGTAAAGTAGTACAGACTGGTCAGGATGACCTCACTTTGCAGTTTTAGTGCTTAAATAGACTCTCGCAAAGCTGGAcatgcaggaacacacacatcCGCAGTGTGTGGGAGGCAGTATAATTAGCCTATCCCAAGCCATTCCTCAGTCTCCTTAAATCTAAAAACAGGGGCACAGGAGATCCCAGGAGTTTCATGAGGAGATTGGTAGCATCAGATACGAGTCGATCCTGTAAGTTCAGAAGAGATGTAATACTTGTTAGACAGCATTAAAATCCTCCTCTTAGTTTTGATGAACTTCCAGTTTTTTTCCCACTGTTGCTTTCAACCAACTGAAAAAATATGATGTTTTGTTACTCCCTGAAACTCTTTGTACCAATAAAGAACTCAAGTCAAGCTGGCAAAAGTCATATTATAACACTGGCACTATTTGAAAAAGATGTTGAAAGTTGGCTCAgtactttgtgaaaatgtcaaCCCATTGATTATTGACAGGTCGACAGTATTAGGTCAACCCACAACAGGGTTTTACCTGAAGGATGTCAAGTAGCTATGAGGAAATATCTGCGCAGGGTGGGCCCTAAAAACTCACAACATGTGACATACCTCTGTTCTGTTTTAAACAGCAATAACCTTCTACTGTGTGTGATTATTTACCTCTCTTAAACAGAAATCCAAACCGGAATATAAATGATACTGGCTTAACTTTTAAATATAGAAATGCATGAACTTTCGTGTTCAGCCAACAAACTGTAGTCTGTCAGTTGTCTTTGTGCTTGAATTGCCAATAATATTTGCTGTATACTGCTTCCACCTAGTGGCCATATGACTTCACTGACATGCATTGTGGTGGACAGTTGGCAATGTAGTAGGAGTAAGGAATTTGCAAAATACACAAGACCAATAAAAAATCTGCATGTTTAGCTTAATTTTATTTCTTCAGACATTCTCTggagttatttaaaagctttATGAAAACCACATAAAATCATGTAAAACCAGTTAAATGTAAacttttgtgtgtctgtaaaaaACTTCCTCTTACAGGCATTTGGCTTTATCAAACTCATGTGCAATTTTCAGTGCAGTGTTGTTGAGTCCTACAGACTGCATGTTAGCGATGATGGTGACCACCACCCCTTGTGGGAGGAGTGGGGTCTGTCCTTGGCACTGGTTTATCTCCTCACTGGGTAAGACCAGGAGGACACTGCTGGCTCCCAcagctcctcctgtgtgtgatACGTAATGTCTGCGCTTCCTGCACTGGCCGTATTTCTGTGCTTTCTCCACAACTAACCAGCCTTGGGCGTACAGTCCATCCTTATCCCAGCTGGCCTCTGTCAGGTCAGCTGGTGCCCACAGATCAATGGATGTTTGTGGTTTGAGGAAGCCAGGGAGAAGGCCTTTGGTGTCTTTTAGGTGGGCCACCTGGTAGCTGTAGAGCAGAGCGTTACCAAATAGGAGCAGGTCGCCTACAGTGGAGAGGAAGCCGCCTCCGGCCCACTTGTAGGAGTTGTCTACATACGGGCAGTTCACAACACGTCCCTTCTTGTTGAGATGATAATATCTGTCAAAGTGCATAAGTGAAATTAATCTCCTGGTGTGCAGTAAGAAACAAAAGTTTTtagtaaaaacaaactcaaagtaATTAGAGATCTCAACAAAGTTTCACTTTGACAAACTGGTATATTTCCCCTGTACTGAGCAGTGATTAGTCAAAGTATTCTGGACAGCTTTACATTAGAGGTAATAGAGTACCTGGAGCGATGGTAAATGATAGGGTCATTCTCATCAGCCAGAGTATTGAGCATTCCCAGCTCTCGAAACATGTTCAGCATTAGATTCAGGAAGCGTTGACCTGCAGCTTGCTCCATTACAGCGCTGAGAAGGGTGAAGGCATGGGTGGAGTACAGGAAGGTTGTGCCTGCAGGTAGTAAAACAATATAACTCATACAGACATTagcattaaaacatcaaaaatgtACATTACGTTGTGCTGTACCTGGTTTGAAAATGAGAGGGTCATCCTTAAAGAGGTCCAGGGCCTGGGTGACACATTCAAAGTTGTCTTTTAAGTAATATTCTTCTTGCTCaaactcttttttcttctgggaTTGAGCATTTTCTTTGCGTttactgttctgttctgttgcagtgagtttatctttgttttcagaTGAGCTCTTgtcatcctctttttcttttgttggtggCTTTAGAAGTCGCTTAGCTTTCTCCTTGTCCTCCCTTACTTTCTTTGCATCCTTCTCATAATGCCGAATACCACTAAGGTGGGACAGAAGCATACGAGGTGTTATCGTGACCtgaaaaaacagaataatttatatgtatgtaagctggacacaaaaaaaagaagaaaaaaatgatattatttCTGATAAGAAATCTCTGACATCTGGTTCAAGAAGCTTACATCCTGTCCATCAAATTGTTTCTGGGGAAATTCCGGGACATATTGCTGGACAGGGACGTCAAGATCCAATTTCCCCTCCTCACGCAGAcgtgcagctgctgcagatgtGAGGGGCTTACTGATGCTGGCGATTCGCATCACCGTGTCTGGGCTGCATGGCACACGGTTCTCCAAATCAGCATAACCGATCCCTAAATTACATGTCGAAAATCAATGCATCTTATAAGCATCCCCGGATTATCTTTTCGGAGAATTGTGCAAGATTTTACAAGCTGCGAATGAAAATATTCATCCAATCACATGCAATTTTTAAAAGGAATGAAACCATGACTAATATAAATCCTTGATTTTACATCTCACACAATTAGGATGGGTTATTCTGTGGAGGTTTAGTTCATGGCACCATGCGTAGGCAACGTGCGTCCCAAGGCAAACACAGCTGCTaactttttgtttgtaaaaatgaaTTTGCCTTTGAGTATTAGCCTCTGCTTTGCTAAAATTAGACATGGTGGGCCTTGCCAACATTGACATAACAAAATCTTCAGTTGTCTTGTAGGTCATGTAAGGTTTTCAAAACAGGTGATGCACCAGCGCAACCATTTAACATTGATCCAAAGTCCACAACATAGTTTTGTAAGATCACAACATACGGTTTGCAGTGTGCCTTAGcatgtaatatttattttatttatagtttaaTCAAATAAGTCATTTTATCAGTTCAAGGGGTGAAATATTTCCTGTTGTCCACATTAGGTTGAGCAGCCCTCAAATGTTATACAtgtgtttaagtgttttctTTGGGTTGCAGGATACGTAATATGAAGActtatctttgaaaatgttaacaacTGTTGAACCTTAACTGTGCAATTCTTGGACAAAATTTGACAAGGGCATGTGAGGCAACATAGTTCGTCATTATTTTGCTTTTGATTTGATTCAAGTCAGATATTtacagaggtgtcaagtaacgaagtacaaatattttgttaccttacttaagtagaaattttgtgcatctatactttactggagtaattatttttcagccgactttttacttctactccttacattttcacgcaattatctgtactttctactccttacatttaaaaaatagccTTGTTACTCCTATTGACCAATAGTAAGACCCCTTTGGTCAACACCAGCTGTTCCGGgtcttgagtgtgtgtgggtgcttgatgcttggatgtgcattgacattccaataaaggctgttgataacatgcctgtgaagtttgactgtTTGCACCATTACACTACTACAACaagtcatcatatcttcctctccatgaaacatgttaatgctcagtagtacacatatatggttctttaatgtatctGCATTGTACGAAAATgcgttcattttcaatgggcataaatgtgtctgaaacagGAGCAACCcgaatatttcaacattaacatattaatgtAACATTATAGTCATCATTAATCTTTtgtccttaaagctgctgtgaggaacttttgatttatatcaattttggtgcccccttgtg carries:
- the LOC117814968 gene encoding pro-neuregulin-4, membrane-bound isoform-like, which gives rise to MFLVLSGTSKKSSQMMADHGALCDAQEATYCMNGGTCYKIHSMNTLSCVCNDNFKGSRCEQFQLFSISSKAGEAGLIAAMVVVALLILVVLAIVIFYIRKMLKAKQQSRQNNQQQYWRVKPRV
- the lactb gene encoding serine beta-lactamase-like protein LACTB, mitochondrial isoform X1 → MSRLFLPNRFCAKCNLTARESILLSLRAGARAKQSRSDKLSVLIQPQRGYVGGARSDFFKHRSKSRIWICGVGAGITLAVGLKCLADTSNSSCDAEVIDPQKTDRYSEAIKVSRDLLDRIKVGTEVEVGAPGLVIGVSVNGAPVWSEGIGYADLENRVPCSPDTVMRIASISKPLTSAAAARLREEGKLDLDVPVQQYVPEFPQKQFDGQDVTITPRMLLSHLSGIRHYEKDAKKVREDKEKAKRLLKPPTKEKEDDKSSSENKDKLTATEQNSKRKENAQSQKKKEFEQEEYYLKDNFECVTQALDLFKDDPLIFKPGTTFLYSTHAFTLLSAVMEQAAGQRFLNLMLNMFRELGMLNTLADENDPIIYHRSRYYHLNKKGRVVNCPYVDNSYKWAGGGFLSTVGDLLLFGNALLYSYQVAHLKDTKGLLPGFLKPQTSIDLWAPADLTEASWDKDGLYAQGWLVVEKAQKYGQCRKRRHYVSHTGGAVGASSVLLVLPSEEINQCQGQTPLLPQGVVVTIIANMQSVGLNNTALKIAHEFDKAKCL
- the lactb gene encoding serine beta-lactamase-like protein LACTB, mitochondrial isoform X2, with the protein product MSRLFLPNRFCAKCNLTARESILLSLRAGARAKQSRSDKLSVLIQPQRGYVGGARSDFFKHRSKSRIWICGVGAGITLAVGLKCLADTSNSSCDAEVIDPQKTDRYSEAIKVSRDLLDRIKVEVGAPGLVIGVSVNGAPVWSEGIGYADLENRVPCSPDTVMRIASISKPLTSAAAARLREEGKLDLDVPVQQYVPEFPQKQFDGQDVTITPRMLLSHLSGIRHYEKDAKKVREDKEKAKRLLKPPTKEKEDDKSSSENKDKLTATEQNSKRKENAQSQKKKEFEQEEYYLKDNFECVTQALDLFKDDPLIFKPGTTFLYSTHAFTLLSAVMEQAAGQRFLNLMLNMFRELGMLNTLADENDPIIYHRSRYYHLNKKGRVVNCPYVDNSYKWAGGGFLSTVGDLLLFGNALLYSYQVAHLKDTKGLLPGFLKPQTSIDLWAPADLTEASWDKDGLYAQGWLVVEKAQKYGQCRKRRHYVSHTGGAVGASSVLLVLPSEEINQCQGQTPLLPQGVVVTIIANMQSVGLNNTALKIAHEFDKAKCL